Below is a window of Littorina saxatilis isolate snail1 linkage group LG2, US_GU_Lsax_2.0, whole genome shotgun sequence DNA.
aaagggtatttaggcatttttgatgctacaagacatattctcttgcaatagaaactaacacaaacacatttttaaacaaaacaatacatgtattgttggtgcagagaatgattggacggtgtgggtggcagggttgaagaatttgtggattacctaaactgtgcaaaaataaatatattgcaccaattttcataccaaaacgaaaacattcattcctgtgctgttatattcaatgtatgctattgagggcactcaacttggctaactggaacacttttaagataaaaggtggcctttacatgggttatttgaccgccgcccaaataagggtacccccaaaataaaactgataaaaatgtaatgtatcaactcaaaagtcgactaaaattcataatcgctgtatttcgaaaacgttgtttgttctcatgtgtttacacaactagcacattccggcaagtgtctatactcaaaagaaactttggcagtacttgaaacaaccatctgtcatatatacatgcgaagtcaaaaatatgtgggatgtaagtcaacaaacctgtggcagtttttaaaatattatttcgtgaagatttgaaagtgtactcaaacggttgaactacgcctcgtgcgtagacacacattcctgaaagtttcaacgcaacccacttggtcattgctaaaatacatggattttagttgacttgggtatccctcaaatttgacacataaacatctcatccgtgagatcgacacatacatcagtaggtacaatggcacaacactagaaatatgcaagatggcgaaataaaacaacctgttctggatggataatcaagttgactttctcttcgtatacaacagtgacccagttgtgcctcgggaattgtcgtcggctttttttgtcacatctctttgtcacgtcaagggtatccttattttgacggcgtaaatgatgatgttaaaaaaaaatgtgccagatagcgaagatgcgagcctttaatggcatagacagtttgaataaaatgacacaggaataaaagtttgagttggggtatgaaaatgggtgcaataatatttttgcacagtttagatgctgacagttttcacaggcatgcaagcacatttgcagagagctgtgctctgcagtccttcttagcagcatttgcagcgttttgttgtacagctcttcttgcaggcacacctcatgagttctcggcacacgctggatacctcttgaaagctcgtccagaatgactcccactttccagccttgaactgccagcccacagagtttggaagtctaataggtagatggctcttctcaatctcatgtcctgcagcagcacctcacttgtaaggggattatggtcaatttggcagctctttttactgaagaggtaccgtctagcactgtttacacccagtacgttgctggttttgtcctacaaatgtacaccaaaaagctcttgtgctgccctgtcagtggtactcagcttacaaagaggagcagacaacctgaagaaagtttgagtgacgtcttcaaatgcttgccatacttcccaagccttctgattccccaataccattgaagaacgacatagtgtcacagcctgtaaggctatgcaaaatgggcagacagggtgacttctcttggccaatggctttggcaatgtggcgatacacttcacgagcagaaaaaaacgcaacacagctggaatgagaagcggactgtctggcctcctctacatccatggttcaggaaatcagcctgtggtacccttcacacaaaagatgaaaagtgacatttttattggaatgtatttgaataatgtttactatctcagagagtcggtcaaagccgggttagcaagtcttcacacaacagaccaaaatgaaagaaaattgtatttcatgaattcgtataattcttactgtttcaggttaaaaaacaaacaaacacagtttccagtgacccaactgattctggaatctttctgaccgctacatttattcgcttcaaacagtcgctaacagaatgttgaccatagtgagggttcgtacgttaaacccatcaaattcacagaggtcgcttacaaatgatgtgcaaacatgttccaattaatacaaataaaaaaatcttactgttaagatgtattaggtaacaaaccttgatacagtagtactagtgaaatcggctcccttctgtggcaccggaataaatgcagaacgcttgttcccaggaaccggcatgtggtgtaactcttgtaagttgtatatatatcctgtaaaaataaaattcacaccaatgcacggtcaacttaaaataagcaaaaggatgagaaacaagcaacaaaccaaaattgtaaaactcaaagagcggtacctcttcatttttcaaaaccacttatctcatttgattagcatacactgtatgcttttgtctgttacctaccgtctttgaaagtttgatcacaacactgtaaagacatggggagtggagtgtttttatctccagctggtcatcctactatctggcctaccctcactcagtttttgactctacccctccccaccttatggaagtccttaacgtaggcaggactaatcatttatcataccatgaacaatctctttctcctcgccttttcttcaaagttcgtttaatctgtttaaaatcaccagcgtggcgatcatgatttccttacttgtaatcaacagatagatctagatctatcagcatcacaatccagcttgatgagctattgcaagattactctgcatttcagcgcttcacccgatgaataacagaccccaggggagaattaaacagtaaaatgatgtgacattggtgaatggatgcgtattcttgaaaacttaccttcagaaacgttgttttcgctcaaatcaaaacacgcaatgttgcggaggccgccatcttgaattttcatgctgcggatatataaaattctaaaaacgatcaaattaaataccagaacacaaaaatacccataagagtatttatgtcatgcatgtgttatcagcagacaacttctggtgcatggtaaaccattgaattttacatttgctgagttgggaatatttactgctgagcgcttttggtacgaatttcgtctgctgtaaatgcagccttttattccctatcaaagaccaaaaaaaccgatttctgaagtggctctgtatctgaaatcccttaaataattataaggaacaataccacaaagtatgatgtttgttgcaagatgtgaatgatttatgagtgcgtctgcaacatacgagccccactaatactcaatctcgagaatattccagaccgaacatgatacaactacattatatgaACTGTCCTTGAACTAGAATAGTGACgctctctatgacgtacatcaaaggtgccgacgcacttaatccgagcgaacaccacgaactcacgactaaaaacAGCGTGGTacacaacttgttttgacaggactagaaaattcacctgcattctcgcccaagcataaatattgtgtttacaaaatataatatcggtactttcccacaaagtacaaataagtcaaccatatgcaacacacaaaaccgaaccaaagctcagcaacggcagcgtttcctaacagtgtgtcaggtgtcgttttacttgaacttgacgttcgtgtttctccgaacgtctgtgtatcgaaacacaggtacacgcactccatgactttgtaagaagacataacatatcggtaggtttcatttgtttgtgacgagtttattgaagtagttttgtttttttgtttacttttgccagtttgccagttggtttttggaactttgcaaagcagtgtcttgtcgtctgtttaggtctggggaaacgccaatgaaaagagccgaagaatcctcgagcgtttctattgggtttgcttttgattatccatgtaatagggcttcctgcaactatgctaaccggggatttattccccggggaacatgagatctATTTCCCaagtgcttgtgaatgaaaactcgtgaaaatgatgacaaatgctTTTAGCCCATGTTGTGAATAACGCCCAACATTTATCCCCCAGCGCATACGAGTGTACGTGGTAGTAACAGTTTACGAACGCAGAAGCAGAATAAGAAGCTCCTTTTTGCACTCGAATTAAGAAAAAACACATTCCCGAAGAAAAACCAAGGTGAGCAGCCGCACAAAAAACATTTTATAATAATTTGTGATAATAATGTTAAACGCACTCACATGTCTGCCCATACCTCAcgttaataaaatatatgtgtcCACAAATAACAAACTAACCCGGATTGAACACATTAACTATTCACTGACAAAACATATTTAAGGTACGCCCAAGCAATCTTAATTTCTGAAACATATATTCCCCCCGAAGCTACTGATTACAAGTTCAAAATTCTCCTCAACACTCGGAATAGATGATATCACGCCGTATGAACAGCAATCGGATGAGGTGTTTTGACACGAGCCCTTCAGCCTTTGCCTATTCCCATTAAATGCAGTTAGCTTCTGAATGCATTGGGCCTTGCATCCAGCTTTCTGGAAGTTTCACTGAGAaggtttggattacaaacaaaacaagaaattcctccgaggtaggaaaaacacccccgtcaaagggaaataaccttctcagttggtggcagtgagaatggttatttccctttgaccattaatatgtccctctataagtccttgtagaatcttaatccaccaataactccctaaccgtgtgtttgactggtcccaatttttgtaaggaccgtctcaggaatgtatagaacctgttcaccaagtttggtgacgatcggtccgttcattcttgagatctatatgcgaacacaaacacacaaacacacaaacacatcgaccgaatcctatacacacccctataccgggggtgtaacaagaaaGGTTACATTATTGGAACGTTTTGATGCAGGACAAAAAACAACTTTCACGAGAACTTCACCCTATCGGCCTTTAATTCGGATAAACAAGAGAGACAACAAACACTATTAACTGATGCAACGACTTGTCTTATCTTATCGTATCTTACAATGGGATTGGTGTGATGTGTCCAAGATGGTCGAAGCAATGTCAAATGCAGTTTTGAAAAGGCTTGAGATTCAGAAATTGTGCAAATGGATAGATAGTTGTGAACATAATAAAGTGAACCTTCTTAGTTCGTGTCATTTTCGAGAAGAAAAACTGTAAAAGGTTAATTATTTTCCCCACGTTTTTAATCACGTGACTCAAGCATGTTTTGTGTGATTAATATCGCTTTTTTCCCCAAAACACTGTCGCATTTTAGCCTCTTCTGTGAAAGCTGCTTTGACTGAAGGAGAGTTCAGACGATGGTTTAAGGACTTTGTAGAAGGTGAACCGAGAAAGGTGGCTGCTTCGGAGCCACCAGCTGTGCCACACATGTGTCTAAGGCAGTCGCAAATCCAATAAAAACCTCATTAAATAACATTGCGCGACAACCGAAAAGCGGTATACATTCAATTGATTGAATGACAAAAGAAGTGTGAAGTATTGTGCTGGGAAGGACGTATATGgtgttttgtttctctctctctctctctctctctctctctctctctctctctctctctctctctctctctctctctctgtctctctctctctctctctctctctctctctctctctctctctctctctctctctctctctctctctctctctctctctctctctctctctctctctctctctctggttttctttgttttgttggtttacTTGGTTGCTTgacaatttgaaaaaaacaattgtGGGCGGTGTTTTTCCCATGCGCTGagacttcacacacacacacacacacacacacacacacacacacacacggacgcacgcacgcacacacacacacacacatttacacacacacacacacacacacacacacacacacacacacacacacacacacacacacactcacacacacactcacacacacacgtgaaaaCACCAGCTGTTTTCTTCTACGATGAATAATGATGAGCGAATAATGCGTCATGGCAGTAAAAATAGGctatgtatgtctaaaagggacaggttggaagattaggcattgcctaaaacctttatccctttgtattaaagttttgaatctgaatctgaatctgaatctctctctctctctctctctctctctctctctctctctctctctccatatgaggtgttttgtttctctctctctctctctctctctctctctctctctctctctctctctctctctctctctctctctctctctctctctctctctctctctctctctctctctctctctctctctctctctctctctctctctctctctctctctctctctctctctctctctctctctggttttctttgttttgttggtttacTTGGTTGCTTGGCAACTTGAAAAAAACAATTGGTGTTTTTCCCATGCGCTGagacttcacacacacacacacacacacacacacacacacacacacacacacacacacacacggacgcacgcacgcacacacacacacacacatttacacacacacacacacacacacacacacacacacacacactcacacacacacacacacacacacgtgaaaaCACCAGCTGTTTTCTTCTACGATGAATAATGATGAGCGAATAATGCGTCATGGCAGTAAAAATAGGCTGCAATAAAAATCCAGTTTGCAAGACAAATTGGGCTCATGACATACAcacaagaaaaagagagatgatCAACTCTCTATCTTTGCACGTAATCAAATGCATCGCACACATGGCTGCTTTAATTAAATGTATTGTGCAAGACAATCGGGGTTCGTGAACTAAGCGAACACATGTGACACCACTGGTAACCTTCTAAAATGTGCTTACAAGAGAAGGCGGCCTTTATCACAAAATCATCAAAGAACAGTGACCCATGTCTTGCCTCACAAAGCAGAAACAGATCAAACTGCTGACGTTCCAGAAGCAAGACTCGGAAAACAGGTTAATGAAGGGATCAAGGGTACCCAACGACGTGGAGAATGACCAAGGTGACACAGCAGAAGATTCAGACTTGCATCAACACCTGTCTGAGGCGCATCTGCAAgatcagatggacagacaagatCTGCAACGAAGAGCTGTGGCAAAGGGCGGGCCAAGAGCCCGTTGACAGCCAGATGCTGAGGAGAAAATGGGGCTGGATTGGACACACCCTCAGGAAACCCACATCCAGCATCACCCGCCAGGCTCTCACTTGGAACCCGCAGGGGAAAAGAAAACGAGGGAGGCCGAGAAACAGCTGGAGGCGTGACACATGtacagaggcagaactgaagagaCAAGGCAACAGCTGGACAGAAGCGGAAAGAACAGCCCAGAACAGGGTGCGATGGAGAAAAATGTCgtcaatggcctatgctccgctgggggcaaagggcctaagtaagtaagtaagggTACCCAACATCACATGGGTAACAAGAGGTTCTCTTCTTTTCCGTCACACGGTTtggcaaaaaaacacacaaaaaacacacaatccATCCACCTTTTGATTTTATACTGCTGGACAATACGGGAGAACAAAaacgcagacacagacaagcACCGACACAGACACCAACTCATTTAACCATTTCAGACCCGTGTTGTCCACAACAAAGTTATTGTGCTTGTTTTTcaatgatttctttctttctttatttggtgtttaacgtcgttttcaaccgttcaaggttatatcgcgacggggaaagggggggggggggggtgggtgggtgggatagagccacttgttaattgtttcttgttcacaaaagcactaatcaaaaaattgctccaggggcttgcaacgtagtacaatatatgaccttactgggagaatgcaagtttccggtacaaaagacttaacatttcttacatactgcttgactaaaatctttacaaacattgactatattctatacaagaaacacttaacaagggtaaaaggagaaacagaatctgttagtcgcctcttacgacatgctggggagcatcgggtaaattcttccccctaacccgcggtgtttttttcaatgatgatgaagatgatgtaAAAAAGAATAATGGtgacaaataaaaataaaatgcgCCACAATCTTAACATTCTTCTTTGAAGGAAGAGAGCAACAGACCTTCAAAGGTCAGAATATTGTGTTACATAGATCAGTCAATAATTCGAGGCAAACAGGCCAACGAATGGTAGCAGATTACACGGCCGGGTATCGCCAAGAGGACCTCGAGTTAATTCTTATTCTTCAATATCACTAAACACAGCCAGGCGTCCACCGTTTGCCTCGCACTGAACGCTTCTTGCTATTGACAGAGACATCTCGGGCCAGATAATATGTCTATGTTTGCTTACCTCCTCGCGGAGATTTGTAGACTTTTGTGGTTAATCTTGTACTCGTAAACGCTACCTGTGTTGGGGGTGCAATGTCTAATCTATCTCTTTTTcgtttttctctttctgtctctctctctctctctgtctgcctctctctgtctctctctgtctttctctgtctctctctgtctttctttgtctctcactctgtctatctgtttgtctgtctctctctgtctctctctctctttctgtctctctctctctgtctgtctgtctgtttgtctctctctctctttttctccctctctctctctcgctctctctctctctcgctctctctctctatatatatctctctctctctttctgtctgtctctctcttgctgtTTGTCTCGCTCTGCCTGTttttctcttgctctctctctctctctcattctctctctctcgctctctctctctctctctctctctctctctctctctctctctctctctctctttctgtctgtctctctcttgctgtTTGTCTCGctctgcctgtctttctctcgctctctctctctctctctctctctctctttctctctctctctctctctctctctctctctctctctctctctctctctctctctctctctctctctctctctatctgtctctcgtaaaacatgccagacttccaccttggttaacatcagatattatagaggcgatggctctgagagattatttcaaggaaaataagatgacagacgaatataaacagcagaggaatgaggtgttaaaccgtgtgagacaatcaaaaactggttactttgataaattgatttccgataagaaagatactgcaacaatttggcgggcagtaaatgaaatccttgataaatctaggaaaaaagtcaactgctaatctaacaaaactatctgcggaagactttaataatcattttatatctttagcggataaattgaaggcttctgtggcagaaacaTATTCTCCGGAtttgaaaaattggacgaatactgtcagcggaacagaataaacaatgaagcgtttatcattcctccgattgcagttcatgaggtcggaacatttattgaaaacctggagaataaaaagtccatgggtcctgataaaatacccgtgaagttattgaagctttctctaccgtatattgtggattcgctcacgttcgtatataaccttagtattgagcagaacttttttccgtctaaattgaaaagcgccaaagtcataccccttcccaaatgtaaagatctctcagacccaagtaatattagacaagtcaagtcaagtattttattgttttgggcccagagggctttgaaacaaagatataactttaacaaaaaaaggtaacaaatcagacagttaatatatgtatacaaattgagcggacaaatacaacaatactatacaaccaaaataaattgccaatatacacttccatacatacaaacaaaaagaaaagaaaataggtttaacaaaatcaggtaagagttagttagttagttagctgttgcttttcgggtccagcggaccataataggccaaatcaggaccccatcaggtaagaaatcagacagataatatgtatacattaagcgtacaacgataatatacagccgaaataaattggcaataccattatgccatgcatcttttataaagacacaaaacaaaacaaaagcatacattacatacatatatacataccagtaaagaaactagatgtaacgctaacatactaaaatcataacatgggctacccatttctttgctgcctgttttgtcaaaaccattagaacggcatgtgcacaagcatcttcttgcttacatggaagaacaacatttgttccatcagtttcaatccggttttcggtccaagcattattgccacacagctcttacgtctctctgtgaagcttggctgtcagcaatgaacaagtctgaagttacaggagcattgtttttggattttaagaaagcatttgacttagtcgatcattccatattgttgaaaaaattacactattatttgataaacgattcggtctgtgacttctttaaatcgtatcttgctgaccggacacaatatgtcactctacaatgccagaattcgtctactgcactagtaaaacatggcgtccctcaagggtctgtattaggacctattctcttttgtatttacgttaatgatttgcctttacatgtatcggatgataaagtcaaatgcgagttttttgcagacgattcgtctattcataccagtaacacctcgttggaatcagtaaattcttccctgaagaacactttggacgaagtttcgaaatggtgcacatcaaatgccatgatactgcacccagaaaaaaactaaaagcattgttattaccacaagacaaaagcatcagataagtcttcttaaattacaactgtccttaggtacaactcaaatacagcaagttaaagaacatcgcatacttggtgtaactgtcgatgaagaaatgaaatggcaaacacacataagcaacctctgcaaagtgttatcaaggaatttgtatttgttgtcaaaactcaaacattatgcgaagtctgaaacattaaaaatgttcgttcatgctcatataatgcctcatattaattttgcttccacattgtgggatggctgcagtgatgtttacttattgaaactcaattctttgtaccgtcgtgctgcaaaacttatcctgtatgaatcgcacatgtctacagaaatgaagttaaacagccttaatttccttcccctaaaaacccaccttgcatacaataaggctgtctttatgtacaaattagttcatggtgatgtgcccagttatatgcaatcctattttacacatgttacgaagaggtatgggtctcaaaatttacatcctccaattcctcgtatagatctttgtaaatccagcttagctttttcaggatcatctctgtggaattctttgccaatagaaatcaaacgatccgcatccttaaaggcctttaaaatgcagttgcacacacatttgatcacactataaactgcccctgatgtttagtttccattgtgtactcggataatgtatacaatgctcttaagtgtttgtttgttttttaaatattgtatatgtagttaatctgaatgtgtaatccctcgtccccctcccccttcttcttgaaactttagctgcctgtatatggccctgttcggcaatacattgctgtacttttttaagaaatgttaaaaaacatttacgtttgtttgtgtctggttttgttttatatgactttgtgagtccaatattttttatgtttatactcgaccattattttgatgttttattagtttaatactttgatgaggtatgtgcgcagtctttgcttttgtttacaattattctctgtatatgttccaaggacaggttggaagattaggctaagcctaaaacctttatccttatgtaataaagttctgagttctgagttctgagttctctctctctgtctctccctgtctctctctctctctctgtctctctgtctctctctctgtctgcttctctgGAGAGAGAAGTaaaatacggtgtaccacaaggatcggttttaggacccctcctcttctctatatacattacTGACCTCCCCCTACATATTCAAAATATATGTGAAcattttgcagatgacaccacaattcactccatcaacacaaatttaactcgcttatcagaatcaattcaaaggagtttaaaccagttgacagagtggactgaactaaaccatatgtctcttaacccaaagaaaacaacaagacaaaaacgccagaatatttgttcagctggtcctgctttaatgatagatggtgaaatagtgaaaaaagtcgaccatcacaaactgctgggtgttaatattgataacaacttgtcttggtcaacccacatagagcaacttagtaaagtggtgtcaaagaaagtgtatctcttatctagaattaaacacttcctgaactgccacaccagaaagttattcttcattgctcatattcaatctgttattgattctttctttatctttctttatttggtgtttaacgtcgttttcaaccgttcaaggttatatcgcgacggggagatgggatagagccacttgttaattgtttcttgttcacaaaagcactaataaaaaaattgccccaggggcttgcaacgtactgttattgattacgcattcactctatgggactcagcaagtgaaaattccttaaaaccacttagcagattacataaaagagcgctaaaagtagtattactaaacgTATATGTCCGGTTATCTGCATCGTTATTTACAAGGATGATTCGTTATTAAATAAACACTAACAGCTCCTTCAGTGACTGCAATCCTACCACGCACGGATGTCACTGCAATTGTGAGTTTAAAAACGGTGGACTAAAACAGTAGTGCCTTCAATGCCAGGTCCTTCCAAGGAGAGGACACCTTCCAATCTTCTGCAGTTCCTTAGTAATCTTGaacaacatatatatatacctgtCATGGCAAGGCGCCTGCATTATAATGATACTGTGGGCGGAACCCAAAGATGTCCTTTCTTCGCAGACACCACTGCAAAATATTGTGAATTCAAGTAAGCCCTCACcctgtttgttttgaaa
It encodes the following:
- the LOC138954268 gene encoding uncharacterized protein yields the protein MTKVTQQKIQTCINTCLRRICKIRWTDKICNEELWQRAGQEPVDSQMLRRKWGWIGHTLRKPTSSITRQALTWNPQGKRKRGRPRNSWRRDTCTEAELKRQGNSWTEAERTAQNRVRWRKMSSMAYAPLGAKGLSK